The genome window CGAAGTTGGCATCCGCCAGGCTCGGGACGAAGCCGAAGGCCCCGCCCCGCGTCCCCAGCCCCGTGACCACCGGGAAGGCGTTCGAGTTCAGCCCGTTCGGTCCCTGAATCGCGGTCGGAGGAAAGTTCCCCTGCCGCTCGAAACTCGCCAGCGGGGCTCCCAGGAAGACATCGCCGGGCTCGGTCAGGCTCCAGTTCAGGTATTCCAGGCGCCAGTAGCTGTTCTCGACCCCCTCGCGAATGTTCAGGTCCAGTTCGGAGTTCGTGTCATAGAGGAATCCGCGGTCGGTCGGCAGCAGTTCCGGCGGAACGCTGTACCCCTCCGGACCAAAATAGTCCTGGGCGAGGCAAGCGTGGGACCAGGTGCCGAGGCACGTCAGAACCAGGGTCGTGATGAACCAACGGGTCATGTGCTGTCCGTCCCTCAGTGCTTCTCACTGCGGAACCTCTGCGGAACGTCTCCGCATGCGCCGACGCCGGCACGAGAGGCTATCACCTGTATCGGCTGTAGCGGTGAAGCCGGTCGCAGGAAATCTTCCGGCTTGGCTAACTTTGTCGATCGTTCTGGTTGTGACGACTCTGCGGCCGGTCCCGGGGTCACCCCTTCGGAGTCGCGCGCTCTGGGCAGAATGCGGGGTGTGGCGAGAGACCGCCGCGCAGTCGGGCGGGAGCAACGCAAGCCGCGGGAAAAAGCCGGTCCCGGGGATCGGCGGAAACTGCCGCTTGAGAATCCGAATCCCATCGACCTAGGATGATGAATGCCGCAGCCTTCGGACGGGGACCGGGCCGGAGGGGATCGCGGCCATGCCCCGTCGACCTGCGACGCGCCTGCCGCAGGAAGGGTCGCGAGACTCCCGAAAATGAACACTCGATCCTTCGGTCCCTCTTTCTCCGGGCTGCGGTCCAGCTTCCTCCTGGCCGAGGTGGTGCTGCTGGTGACGTTCATCGCCTCCTCGGCGATGGCCGATGCCGATTCGGAGTACGGGGTCGCTCTCCAGTTCTATAAGCAGCAGCGTTGGGAGCAGTCCGCCAAGCTGTGGGCGGACTTCATTCCGCGGTATCCGCAGTCCCCGCGTCTTCCGCTGGCCAAGCTCTACTACGGCCAGGCCCTGATCCAGACCGGGAAGTACGCGGAGGCCCGGGAGACCTTTCGCGACTACGTCGCCCGTTATCCGGCGGAGGCCGACATTCCGCTCGCGCGCTACCGCATCGCCGAATGCAGCGTGTTCCTGAACGACCTCGACGCCGCCCGGGCTGAGCTCAAGGCATTCCTGAGCCAGCACGCCAACCACGATCTGGCCGAATGGGCGTGGCAGTACCAGGGAGAAGTCCTGGCCAAGCAGGGGAAGTTCGCCGAGGCGGCGGACTCGTTCCGGACGGTGCTGACGAAGTACCAGTCCGGCAAGCTGACGGAGGACGCGAAGTTCGGACTCGCCCGGGCGGAGGAACAGCTCAAGCACGTTCCGGAAGCGATGGCGCTGTACCGGGAACTCGCCGCGGCGCCGAACGGCCGGTTTGCCGCGGAGTCGCTCTTCTGCCTCGGCACGCGGTTCTTCGACGACCGACAGTATCCGCAGGCCCTCGAGCAGTTCACCGCCATCGAAAAGCGGTTTCCGGAGCACAGCCTCGTTCCGACGGCGCGGCTGCATTCGGGATACGTCCATTTTGCGACGCGGCAGTACGACGCGGCGGCCGCGGAGTTCGAGAAGGTGACGCAGCCACCGGGGCTGGCCCTGACCGCCCAATACTGGCTCGGTCTCTGCAAGAAGGAACTGGGCGACTTTGCCGCCGCGATCCAGATCCTGAGCCGCCTCGATCCCCAGGCCAAGGCGCTCAGGCCACTCGGGCAGGAAGTCGCCTTCCACTGGGGGGACAGCGAGTTGCGGCAGGAGCACTTCGACAAGGCCCGCGAGCTGTTCCTCGAAGCGACCCGCCGCGATCCGGCCGGCGAGCTGGCGGACGACGCGCTCTATCTGGCGAGCGACGCCGCGGTCCGGGCCGGCCGGTTCGACGACGCCGAACGGATGCACGCCGAGTTTCGTCGGACCTACGCCCAGAGCGGCCTCGCCCTGCTGGAGGAGCTGGTCTACGGCCGGGCCATTTTCGGCCAGGGGAACGCTCTCGAGGCAACCGATCCCGCCGGTGCGAAGGCTCGCTGGGCCTCGGCCGCGCAGGTCTTCGAGCGGGTGGCACGAGAAAGCACGGTGCCGCGGACGTCGATCCTCGCCCGGATCCAGCTCGCGCGTGTCCAGGCCCGCGGGAAGAACTTCGAGGCGGTGGTCGCCACGTTGCTGCCGCTCAAGGAGGAACTGGTCAGCGATCAGGTCCCCCGCGAGTACACCGAGGCGCTCGTCCTTCTCAGCAACAGCCTGATCGAGCTCAAGCGTTCCGAGGAAGCGGTGACCGTCCTCAAGGTCTACCAGGACTCCTCGCCCGAAAAGAAGAACCCGGTCGCTCTCTCGACCCTGGCGGTTGCCTCCGCCCAGCTCGGGAAGTGGGACGACGCCCGCCGCGCGGTCGCGTCGCTGGCGGAGGCGGAGCCCGCTGGAGAGAACCTGGCTTATGCGGCCGCCACCGTCGGAGACCTGGCGTTCCGGGCTGAGGAGTGGCCCGCCGCGGCGGAGATGTTCCAGCGGGAGGTCGGGCTCGGCGAGGCCTATCCGAAGTACTGGCGGGCCCTGTCGGACCTCGGGCACACCTACATCAATATGGAGAAGTGGAGCGACGCGGCCGCGGCAATGAGCGGCGTGCTCCAGTCCAAGGGGCAGGACGGCGCGTTGATCTCGCACATCACGTACCTCTACGGGTACGCCCTCCAGAAAGTGGGCGAGACCGGCGACGCCGCGGTCCGGACGGAAAAGACGGCGGCTGCGGTGAAGGTCTTCGAAGAAGGGTACGACCGCTTCCGGCTTCCCGCGGAGGCCAAGACTCCCTCGGAGACCGCGCTGCGGGTTTCCTACAACGCCTACCAGTGCGCCAAGGGGGCGGCCCGCTGCTACGCCCGCCTGGAGAAGTCCGCCGACGCCGATGCCTGGTGGGAGAAGGCGTACAACGAGCTCACACACCAGACCGACCCGAAGTACCGCGATCTCGACGTCGTTCTCAGCGAATGGGCGGCGATGAACAACAACGCCGGCAATGACGCGCGGGCGGACGAGCTGTTCCAGCGGCTCCTCAAGGATTTCCCCGGGAGCCAGCAGGCGGTCGTCGCCCGCCTCTCAGTAGCACAGGGGATGGCGAACGCGGGCGAGACGCAGCAGGCGATCCAGGCGTTCGAGGCGATCCTCTCCCAGCCGAAACTTCCCGACGAAGTCCGCCGGACCGCCCTGCTCTGGCTGATCGACGTCGCGGCGGAGACGTCGGACTGGTCGACGAGCCTTGCGAACGCGCTCGCCTTCGAGAAGGCCTTCCCCGCCAGCGAGCATCGGTTCTACGCGAAGTTCCGGAAGGCGGAGGCGCTGCTGCAGCTCGCCGTCCGCAGTCCCGGGGGGGCGAGCATCGAGGCGGGCCGCGGCAGCGAACAGGTCGATGAAGCGATCAAGCTGCTGATCGAGCTGAAGCAGTCGAAAGACGTGGCGCTCAAGGACAGCGGATCGACGATCGGCCAGGAGGAGTGGTATCCGCAGGTCTGGCTGCTGCTGACCGAGGCCTACTTCCGGATCCGCAACCACACGGCGGTCGCGGCGAACGTCGAGGAACTGCGGTCGCAGGATCCGATGTCGAAGTTCCTGTACCAGATGGACGAGATCCTCGGCCGGAGCCTGAACGCCCAGGCGAAGTTCGACGAAGCCCGGGCCGCCTTCACCCGCGTGATCGAATCGCCGGACGGCAAGCGGACCGAAACGGCGGCGAAGGCCCAGTTCTACCTCGCGGAGACGTTCCTCCTGCAGAAGAAGTACGCCGAGGCGCTCGAGGAGTATTACAAGGTCTACGTCAGCTACGCCTATCCGGAATGGCAGGCGATGGCCCTGTACCAGGCGATCCGCTGCGATCTCGAGCTCAAGCGTCCCGAAGGGGCGGCGAAGACCCTTGAGACCCTGAAGACGGGGTTCCCCGACAGCGAGTACACGAAGAAGGCCGAAGTCGAAGTCAAGGCGATCCTCGACAAGACCCAGCCCGAGAAACCGGCCTGACGATCAGGCGTCCGGCAGGTCGCGGGTGGCCGCGCTAAATCGGAACGGAAGTGGTCGCGACAGGGATGGTGGATGCAGGTCTTCTATACGGATCAGTTCGTCCTGCCGCTCCCCGACGGTCATCGGTTTCCGATGCGGCGGTACTCTCTCCTGCGGGAGACGCTCCAGGAGCGGGAGATCGTTCCTCGCGAGCAGTTCCACGTCCCTGCCGCGGCGACGGACGACCAGCTCCGGCTCGTCCATACGGCAGCCTATGTGGAGCGGGTCCGGACCGGGACTCTGTCGGAGGATGAGCAGCGGCGGATCGGATTCCCCTGGTCGCCGCAGATGGTTGAGCGGTCCCGGCGGTCCGTCGGAGCGACGATCTCGGCGGGCCGTGCAGCCCTTGAGGAACGGGTCGCGGTCAATCTGGCCGGGGGAACGCATCATGCCTTCACCGATCGCGGATCGGGCTACTGCGTCTTCAACGACGTCGCGGTGGCGATCCGGGTCCTGCAGTCGGAGCAGCGGGTCGGGCGGTGCGTCGTGATCGACCTCGACGTCCATCACGGAGACGGGACGGCGGCGATCTTCGCCGACACCCCGGAGGTCTTCACGGTTTCGCTCTTCGCACGGAAGGCGTTTCCTTCGCGAAAGCCGCCGGGGAGTCTCGACGTCCCACTCGAGCCGGGAACCGGCGATGCCGAGTACCACGCCGCACTCGATGCCACTCTGCGTGTCGTCGAAGCGGAATCCCGGTTCGACATCCTCTTCTATCTCGCCGGGGCCGATCCCTTCGAGAAGGACCTGCTCGGCGGCCTGGCGCTTACGAAGGAGGGACTGGCGGAGCGGGACCGGAGGGTGTTTCAGTTCGCCCGCCGTCAGGGGCTGCCGGTCGCGATCTCGATGGCGGGTGGATATGCGAGCGACGTCCGCGATATTGTCGACATCCAGGCCCGGACGGTCGAACTCGCCCGGGAGATCCTGGATCCCGAAACCCCCGCTGCTCCTGGAGTACGTTGAACGGAATGTCGCCAGATCCTGCGTTCCCTCTGGAGTCGAATCCCGTGTGGGCGTTTGGTCCCCGCCGCTGGGCGAAGGGGCCGCTGCCGCGGATCTTCGGCATCGTGAATGTGACGCCGGACAGTTTTTCGGACGGCGGAGCGTACTTCGGGCCGGACGACGCGGTCAGGCGGGGCCGGCAACTGGTGGACGAAGGGGCGGACATTCTCGACGTCGGTGGGGAGTCGACGCGGCCGGGATCGGAAAGCGTCACTGTCGAGGAAGAGCTGCGGCGGGTGGTCCCGGTGATCGAGCGGCTCTCGGCCGAGACGTCCGTGCCGATCTCGGTCGATACGACGAAGGCGGCCGTGGCCCGCGCGGCGCTGGCGGCGGGGGCTTCGATCGTCAACGACATCTCCGGGCTGACCTTTGATCCGGAGATGGTCCCGCTGTGCGCGGCGTCCGATTGCGGGGTTGTGGTGATGCACATCCAGGGGACGCCGCAGACGATGCAGATCGATCCCCGGTACGACGATGTTGTGGGGGAGATTGACGGGTTTCTTCAGGGGCAGGTGTCGTTGCTGGGGCGGGCGGGGATTGCGGAGGAGCGGGTGCTCCTCGATCCCGGGATTGGTTTCGGGAAGACGCCCCGGCACAACGTGGAGATCCTGCGAGGACTCAACGCGTTCCGGCGGCGGGGCCGGCCGGTGCTGATTGGTCATTCCCGGAAGCGATTTTTGGGTCGGATCGTCGGGCATCCGCTTGATGAGCGGGAGGCGGCGACGGTGGGGGTCAGTATTGCCGCGGCGCAGTTGGGGGCGGATTACTTGCGGGTTCATGATGTTCGCCAGACGAGAGATGCGTTGCTGGCGTGGTCGGCTGTCCTGGGGGGACCGGCCGGCGACTTGTGATCGCCTCTCACCGGGTCCAGGGGCACCCTGGTGGGGAGTGCAGAGGGGCAACGCCCCATTGCCCGCCGGAGGCCCGGCCGTCGAGAGATATCGAAAGGAGTGGGTGTCCAAGCGCGGACACCGCGTCGTATGCCCCCTCACCAACCCGCGGGGCTTGCAAAGCGAGCGGTGTGGTTAGAGGGAGTCCTCAACACCGGTTCCACAAAACGGACGTCCGTTGTGTACCACGGTTCCTCACAGGAGTGCCTCCGGCGGCAAGGGGTTGCCCCCTTGACCCCAGTGGCCGTGGCACGATGGGTTTGAGGTGGCATAGCTGTACCGGCAAGAACGCGGTTCCCAACAACGGAATTCACACCCGCTCGCTGGACGCTCCGAAGACCCTGTGGCACAATCTCTCGATGGATCGCTACCGCGAGCCGATTCCCGGCTCCCATCGACACAGCACGACAGCCCGAAGCCGCGACGAGTTCACCACTCGTCCCCGCTCCGGGCTGTGCGCTTTGATCGGCTGCCACCACTCTACAGGCACCGGTCGATCGAACGTCTTCCTGCGATCCCCGCATCACTCTCCCCTGATCGGACATGTTTACCGGACTCGTTGAAGGCCGCGGCGTCGTGCGGGCCCTCCGGCCCGCCGGAGCTTCCCTGGACCTCGGAATCGAGGCTCCCGAAGACCTGCGCCGTCCCAACGATCCCGCGAAACTCGGTGACAGCATCGCCACGAACGGCTGCTGCCTGACCCTCGTCGGAACCGACGACGGCCTGTGGTGGTTCCAGGCCGGACACGAGACCCTGGCCAAGACCAACCTCGGACGCCTCGAAGTCGGCAGCCCGGTCAACCTCGAGCGGTCCCTCCCGGTCAACGCCCGCCTCGGCGGCCACTTCGTTCAAGGACACGTCGATGGCCTCGCAACCGTCGAGCGGATCGGCCGGACCGGCGAATGGATCGACATGGTGTTTCGCGTCGCCCCCGCCCTGACGCGGCAAATGGTCCAGAAAGGCTCGATCGCCATCGACGGCGTCAGCCTCACGCTCGTCACCGTCGAGCCCGAACTGTTCAGCGTCATGCTGATCCCGCACACACTCTCGGTCACGACGCTCGGGATCCGGCAGGTCGGCGATCCGGTGAACATCGAGACCGACATCCTCGGAAAATACGTCGAGAAGCTGGTGGGGGACCTGCAGTCCCACGCACCGGCGCTGCAACGGGGGAATGGAACGATTCATGGCGGTTGAGCGGCAGACCCGGTCGTACCTCATGAGGCTCTTCCAGGAGCACGGCTTCAACCCGCGCCACGACCTCGGCCAGAATTTCCTGATCGACCTCAACATCATC of Planctomyces sp. SH-PL14 contains these proteins:
- a CDS encoding tetratricopeptide repeat protein, with product MNTRSFGPSFSGLRSSFLLAEVVLLVTFIASSAMADADSEYGVALQFYKQQRWEQSAKLWADFIPRYPQSPRLPLAKLYYGQALIQTGKYAEARETFRDYVARYPAEADIPLARYRIAECSVFLNDLDAARAELKAFLSQHANHDLAEWAWQYQGEVLAKQGKFAEAADSFRTVLTKYQSGKLTEDAKFGLARAEEQLKHVPEAMALYRELAAAPNGRFAAESLFCLGTRFFDDRQYPQALEQFTAIEKRFPEHSLVPTARLHSGYVHFATRQYDAAAAEFEKVTQPPGLALTAQYWLGLCKKELGDFAAAIQILSRLDPQAKALRPLGQEVAFHWGDSELRQEHFDKARELFLEATRRDPAGELADDALYLASDAAVRAGRFDDAERMHAEFRRTYAQSGLALLEELVYGRAIFGQGNALEATDPAGAKARWASAAQVFERVARESTVPRTSILARIQLARVQARGKNFEAVVATLLPLKEELVSDQVPREYTEALVLLSNSLIELKRSEEAVTVLKVYQDSSPEKKNPVALSTLAVASAQLGKWDDARRAVASLAEAEPAGENLAYAAATVGDLAFRAEEWPAAAEMFQREVGLGEAYPKYWRALSDLGHTYINMEKWSDAAAAMSGVLQSKGQDGALISHITYLYGYALQKVGETGDAAVRTEKTAAAVKVFEEGYDRFRLPAEAKTPSETALRVSYNAYQCAKGAARCYARLEKSADADAWWEKAYNELTHQTDPKYRDLDVVLSEWAAMNNNAGNDARADELFQRLLKDFPGSQQAVVARLSVAQGMANAGETQQAIQAFEAILSQPKLPDEVRRTALLWLIDVAAETSDWSTSLANALAFEKAFPASEHRFYAKFRKAEALLQLAVRSPGGASIEAGRGSEQVDEAIKLLIELKQSKDVALKDSGSTIGQEEWYPQVWLLLTEAYFRIRNHTAVAANVEELRSQDPMSKFLYQMDEILGRSLNAQAKFDEARAAFTRVIESPDGKRTETAAKAQFYLAETFLLQKKYAEALEEYYKVYVSYAYPEWQAMALYQAIRCDLELKRPEGAAKTLETLKTGFPDSEYTKKAEVEVKAILDKTQPEKPA
- a CDS encoding histone deacetylase — translated: MQVFYTDQFVLPLPDGHRFPMRRYSLLRETLQEREIVPREQFHVPAAATDDQLRLVHTAAYVERVRTGTLSEDEQRRIGFPWSPQMVERSRRSVGATISAGRAALEERVAVNLAGGTHHAFTDRGSGYCVFNDVAVAIRVLQSEQRVGRCVVIDLDVHHGDGTAAIFADTPEVFTVSLFARKAFPSRKPPGSLDVPLEPGTGDAEYHAALDATLRVVEAESRFDILFYLAGADPFEKDLLGGLALTKEGLAERDRRVFQFARRQGLPVAISMAGGYASDVRDIVDIQARTVELAREILDPETPAAPGVR
- the folP gene encoding dihydropteroate synthase; translated protein: MSPDPAFPLESNPVWAFGPRRWAKGPLPRIFGIVNVTPDSFSDGGAYFGPDDAVRRGRQLVDEGADILDVGGESTRPGSESVTVEEELRRVVPVIERLSAETSVPISVDTTKAAVARAALAAGASIVNDISGLTFDPEMVPLCAASDCGVVVMHIQGTPQTMQIDPRYDDVVGEIDGFLQGQVSLLGRAGIAEERVLLDPGIGFGKTPRHNVEILRGLNAFRRRGRPVLIGHSRKRFLGRIVGHPLDEREAATVGVSIAAAQLGADYLRVHDVRQTRDALLAWSAVLGGPAGDL
- a CDS encoding riboflavin synthase; translation: MFTGLVEGRGVVRALRPAGASLDLGIEAPEDLRRPNDPAKLGDSIATNGCCLTLVGTDDGLWWFQAGHETLAKTNLGRLEVGSPVNLERSLPVNARLGGHFVQGHVDGLATVERIGRTGEWIDMVFRVAPALTRQMVQKGSIAIDGVSLTLVTVEPELFSVMLIPHTLSVTTLGIRQVGDPVNIETDILGKYVEKLVGDLQSHAPALQRGNGTIHGG